GGGTGTCATTTCAGACTTCGCCTTAAGAGCTCACCTCCTTGCTGCACGGTGGACGGAAGCACGTTCTCCCCCGCCGATAGCGACACaaagaaggagaaggggatgatCCACAGGCAGATGGTGAAGTACGCCAGGACCTTCAGGGAGAAGAAGATATGGAGTTGAGGAGAAACGGAGGTGAAGAGAGGAGCTACAGGGCCAGGAATGATTCCTGACAAGGAAATACTCTGCCTTTAGAGTTTACGACTAGGGCtcagagtttttcctgaccatagCAAAACATTTAGCCTATGACAACTAGGTCCTAATCACCAGACCGCTGTTCTGTAAACACCGGCCTGAGAGGCTTTGTATGAAGGGCAAAAGAAAAAGCAGTGACTTTGTCACGTACAACAGAATCAGTGTTCAGAGAAAACAATGATAAATCCGTGAGTCCTCGGTCTTTGAATATTAACCTCATTCAGTTTAAATATTCCCATTACACATCGCAACTGTCTTTGCCCTAGGTGAGGTATttgcagggttggggagtaactgattacaaaaaaaaaagCTATCTTCTTATGAgggggaaagtaatccaaaagtacCTGCAAGTAATCTGATTACGCTACTGAGTTGGTGTAATCCATAAATGATGTTACTGAtcacaattttggacaggtaactagtaacagTAATGATTACATTTGGaatgtaacctacccaaccctgagtGTTTGAGCCATCACTCATATAGTTCCATTATGTCATTACCTATGTAAATAAAATATTATGTTCCCTGCAATACTTTGCTCACAAGAGCTCAGGAGTAATCAACACAGATTAGGTTTacctcagagtgtgtgtgtgtgtgtgtgtgtgtgtgtgtgtgtgtgtgcgtcctaGGCTTACCTCTGAGAAGGGGTAATACTCTTCAGCAAAGTACTGGAAAGCCATGTAGTGATTCAACACCACCAATactgagaaaaagagggagagtgggggagagaaagacaaagatgtAGGAGGGATGaagtgtatttattttattttattacagtGCATTTTAAACAGTTCAACTAGGCCACATGACCAGGGAAGAAACTCCAGGCCCTGCATATTATCGATTGGCGTTTACATCTAGAAAAGCTATCGCCACTGTACACTTGTTCCCGCCTCAGCTGCTGCCTGTCTCAGCTGCTCACCACAGGAGAGAATGAAGTTGGGCGAGCTCAGCAGTATGTAAGGGAAGGTCTGCAGGAGGCCAAAGTACACCAGGTTGGTGAAGAGACCACAGCCCATCATCAGCCATGGGAAGCCCTCAAACAGGTACAGGCCCGTCAGCACACCTGTAGAGAACTAAAGTACAGTACACGGAGGAGGGGTGTTAGTAGTACTACTCCCCTCTGCTCTATAGGACACATCTGAAatgcctattccccatatagtgcaacATTTTTATTCATAGGCCTCTGGACCAAAGTAGTGCAACGTTTTGAATGCGGCCTAGGACATATGGGAATACTGGGTCACCTAAACAAGTTAaaaaggggagaaggggagagttgTTCAGAAGAGATGAATGTACAAGTAGGTGACCAAGATATTTAGGCTGTAAGACTGATCGGTTACTGTAGAGGTAGTTTGAATTTTTACACTGTAGGCCGAAGTGTTCTGGGAAATGATCGGTCAAATTCACTGTTTTTAGATATCATCCAAGAGAGAAACTACTCACCAGTATCATGTACTTTATTATTCGACTAGTGGCAACTGTGTACTCTTCTATTAGTTCTGCCAAATAATACAGGCCAgcagctgggggggggggaggagagatgtactaataaataaaataaaaacaaccaACAAAATGCATTTGCCAGCTTGTCCATAGACAGCACTGTGACATACAAGGGATGAGATCGATTGATGAATAAGTAAACAACATTCACGgcagtaaacacacacaaacaaacacatacacaagaCCCAAAATAACCCCTGAAAAACTGAAGGTAGCCTAGACAGAATCAGACATTTACTAACATGCGTCCAGAAAAGGCTACTTGAGGCAAAAGCACTAAAACCAGTCAGAACAATTACGTCAAAGAGAAGGGggtgacagcacacacacatgaaGGATCTGCATCTCGTCACGTAAGGCAAAGTACTCCATGCCCACCCGGTCTTCTAAACACACAGAGTGCACTTTTGAACCCTATGCCCAAGTGCCGGTGAAACTCATAGCGAGGCATGACAGGCAGACATTTTTTGTTATCCTGCatctgacagctctctctctcttcgttctACCACCTCACTGCCAACTCACTCACTGTTTGAACAAGAGATTCAAGAGCTGTTTTGACGCACATTCGCATTAAATCCACATGGACTATATTAACTTACCGGTTATTGGTGATTACTACATCATTGCTGATGACATTAGTTGCTAAAATAGACATGCCGGACAATAAGTGACAGCTGTCCAATCAGATTGGATTTTAGGATAAAACTAAACAGCCTGTAACAAAAGTTCACTCACTTGACTTTCAAACTAGTATTATCTTCTAAGTTTACAGATGCGCATGCATTTAaca
The genomic region above belongs to Oncorhynchus masou masou isolate Uvic2021 chromosome 27, UVic_Omas_1.1, whole genome shotgun sequence and contains:
- the LOC135516208 gene encoding protein TEX261-like; amino-acid sequence: MWFIYLLSWLSLVIQISFITLAIAAGLYYLAELIEEYTVATSRIIKYMILFSTGVLTGLYLFEGFPWLMMGCGLFTNLVYFGLLQTFPYILLSSPNFILSCVLVVLNHYMAFQYFAEEYYPFSEVLAYFTICLWIIPFSFFVSLSAGENVLPSTVQQGDDVVSSYFTKGKRGKRSGILLIFSFLKEAVLPSRQKMY